The proteins below are encoded in one region of Pontibacter deserti:
- a CDS encoding peptidoglycan DD-metalloendopeptidase family protein — translation MKTTTELSELLRRHTTAFAPVIDTDLQSNVVCRLDFTAENTLLQQTDLVDTATFNEAVNQMLAEQNAIVGVGGYFEDRSIYRRSSHFDAAAESRNLHLGIDIWMEAGTPVYTPLDATVHSFQDNNNFGDYGPTIILQHELEGVTFYTLYGHLSRKSLEGLEVGKTLKKGDRIAWLGNYPENGDWPPHLHFQIMATMEGRSGDFPGVAAASDRAHFEQICPNPNLILQCPLLPM, via the coding sequence ATGAAAACAACAACAGAACTTAGCGAACTGCTGAGACGGCACACTACTGCCTTTGCCCCGGTTATCGACACCGACCTGCAAAGCAATGTAGTGTGCCGTCTTGATTTTACGGCTGAAAACACGCTGCTGCAGCAAACCGATTTAGTTGATACTGCGACTTTTAACGAAGCGGTTAACCAGATGCTAGCCGAGCAAAATGCTATAGTTGGCGTAGGTGGTTATTTTGAAGACCGGTCTATTTACAGACGCAGCTCACACTTCGATGCCGCTGCCGAAAGTCGCAACCTGCACTTAGGCATTGATATCTGGATGGAAGCCGGAACGCCGGTTTATACACCGTTGGATGCTACAGTGCATAGTTTCCAGGACAACAATAACTTCGGAGATTACGGCCCAACTATAATTCTGCAGCACGAACTGGAAGGCGTTACTTTTTATACTTTGTATGGCCACCTGAGCCGCAAATCGCTGGAAGGCCTGGAAGTTGGAAAGACGCTTAAGAAAGGCGACAGAATAGCCTGGCTTGGCAACTACCCGGAGAACGGCGACTGGCCACCGCACCTGCACTTTCAAATAATGGCAACTATGGAAGGCCGGTCAGGAGATTTCCCGGGTGTAGCTGCAGCATCTGATAGAGCGCATTTTGAGCAAATCTGCCCGAATCCGAATCTTATACTTCAGTGCCCGTTGCTGCCGATGTAG
- a CDS encoding phenylacetic acid degradation b, protein MSLKSLDPRVTRLNLPEGEVPAMEPKPELDQFETYEAFHQKKEGTAYTYVGPVHAPNEDVAFLFAKEQYSRRFACTGLWIARTENIQVTPYGNDNENVYDTIQFDEPTQRSEQPEPYEIFHLKKRGKAHVHAGRVMATSYQDALQEAKTAFGDKGPIVNVWVVKSKDMLQSAEEDKDMWTTIPEKKYREAIAYKVMDKITKYKEENKPTTSQ, encoded by the coding sequence ATGAGCTTAAAGTCACTTGACCCGAGAGTAACTAGATTGAACTTACCGGAAGGTGAAGTTCCTGCCATGGAGCCAAAGCCGGAACTGGATCAGTTTGAAACATATGAAGCCTTCCATCAGAAGAAAGAAGGTACTGCCTATACTTACGTTGGCCCTGTTCATGCGCCAAACGAAGATGTGGCTTTCCTGTTTGCAAAAGAGCAATACAGCCGCCGCTTTGCCTGCACCGGCCTATGGATCGCACGCACCGAAAACATACAGGTAACGCCTTATGGCAACGATAACGAGAATGTATACGACACTATTCAGTTTGACGAGCCAACCCAGCGCAGCGAACAGCCGGAGCCTTACGAAATCTTTCACCTGAAAAAACGCGGCAAAGCACATGTGCATGCTGGCCGCGTGATGGCAACATCTTACCAGGATGCGCTACAAGAAGCTAAAACAGCGTTCGGCGACAAAGGCCCGATCGTGAATGTGTGGGTAGTGAAATCGAAAGATATGCTGCAGTCTGCGGAAGAAGACAAGGACATGTGGACTACTATTCCGGAGAAGAAATACCGCGAAGCCATTGCCTACAAGGTGATGGACAAGATCACGAAGTATAAAGAAGAGAATAAACCTACAACTTCCCAATAA
- a CDS encoding copper resistance protein NlpE N-terminal domain-containing protein gives MRSRFWVFLMLAAIVSGCTTSELSTEPVDVEAGESRLPGGVIGVWGGVIPCADCPGINYTLSLNEDNTFEETMVYQERDVEPYTRTGTWQIANGILQLHGNDSTSTQFDMSIGGELHMLDKQGKRINTNLTDKYKLRKGTNLTEDNPELWNEKRKLGIDFIATGNEPGWALEIDLEKGMYFKTLPSETIALETAKPEIVTNGKTITYKATSETSDLIVELTAQPCEDTMSGKRSTHTVRVKAKGIEFNGCGKFLSTKTEEK, from the coding sequence ATGAGAAGTAGGTTTTGGGTGTTTCTGATGTTGGCGGCTATAGTTTCGGGATGCACTACAAGTGAGCTTTCGACGGAGCCTGTAGATGTGGAAGCGGGAGAGAGCAGGTTACCCGGCGGTGTGATAGGCGTCTGGGGCGGCGTTATACCATGTGCTGATTGTCCGGGCATAAACTATACTCTGAGCCTGAACGAAGACAATACTTTTGAGGAAACAATGGTCTACCAGGAGCGTGATGTAGAACCTTATACCCGGACTGGAACCTGGCAAATAGCGAATGGCATTCTTCAACTTCACGGCAATGATTCCACTTCAACTCAGTTTGACATGTCAATAGGTGGGGAGTTGCATATGCTTGACAAGCAAGGGAAAAGAATAAATACGAACCTGACTGATAAGTATAAATTAAGAAAAGGCACCAACTTAACAGAAGACAATCCTGAACTCTGGAATGAGAAACGAAAACTGGGAATAGACTTTATTGCAACCGGTAACGAACCTGGCTGGGCGCTGGAAATTGATCTTGAAAAAGGAATGTACTTTAAAACACTGCCTTCCGAAACTATAGCTTTAGAGACAGCAAAACCAGAGATTGTAACTAACGGTAAAACCATCACTTACAAAGCCACTTCCGAAACCAGTGATCTTATAGTTGAATTAACGGCCCAACCTTGCGAGGACACCATGTCGGGTAAAAGATCAACGCATACTGTTCGTGTTAAGGCAAAAGGAATAGAATTCAACGGTTGCGGAAAGTTTCTAAGCACGAAGACTGAAGAGAAGTAA
- a CDS encoding ferredoxin--NADP reductase produces the protein MSNSYHTLKIADITRETSDAVTLHFEQPQNQTINYKPGQFLTLIIPFEGKKERRSYSLSSTPHENILSVTIKRVPGGKVSNYLLDNAAVGQEIEVMEPLGNFCITCDASETRNVILLGAGSGITPLMSILKGVLREEPNSKVTLLYGNRDENSVIFKDQLEQLRAENPDRLQIAYIYSQPKDNCEYRGRMNQSLIIKILERLQLSKISNGLYFMCGPEGMMDEVRKALHVLHVPAESIFRESFVSNKLVEQHDAEKHGDVSASDEDEITTQTVTIIYEGSEYSVTVNPDQTILEAALEQDVDLPYSCQAGLCTACRGKCLSGKVHLDEREGLSDAELDEGYVLNCVGHPLTSDVVIEIG, from the coding sequence ATGAGTAACTCCTACCACACGCTGAAAATTGCGGACATCACCCGCGAAACTTCAGATGCTGTTACCCTTCATTTTGAACAACCTCAGAATCAAACTATAAACTATAAGCCCGGCCAGTTTCTTACCCTTATCATTCCTTTTGAAGGTAAAAAAGAACGCCGCTCTTACTCGCTTAGCAGCACCCCGCACGAGAATATCTTATCGGTAACTATAAAGCGTGTGCCGGGTGGTAAAGTGTCTAACTATCTGCTGGATAATGCAGCAGTGGGCCAGGAAATAGAAGTAATGGAGCCGCTTGGTAACTTCTGTATTACCTGTGATGCCTCTGAAACCCGCAATGTTATACTGCTAGGTGCCGGTAGTGGTATTACGCCGCTCATGTCTATACTTAAAGGGGTGCTGCGCGAAGAGCCAAACAGTAAAGTAACACTGCTCTACGGTAACCGCGATGAGAACTCTGTGATCTTTAAAGACCAGCTGGAGCAGCTTCGCGCCGAGAACCCGGACCGTTTACAGATCGCTTACATCTATAGTCAGCCGAAGGATAATTGCGAATACCGCGGCCGTATGAACCAGAGCCTGATCATCAAGATTCTGGAGCGACTGCAATTATCCAAGATCAGCAACGGGTTATACTTTATGTGCGGACCTGAAGGCATGATGGATGAAGTACGCAAGGCGCTGCATGTGTTGCATGTTCCGGCAGAGAGTATCTTCAGAGAAAGCTTTGTGAGCAATAAGCTGGTAGAACAGCATGATGCTGAAAAACATGGCGATGTAAGCGCTTCAGACGAAGACGAGATAACTACCCAGACGGTAACTATAATATACGAAGGCTCTGAGTACAGTGTAACCGTAAATCCGGACCAGACTATACTGGAAGCAGCACTGGAGCAGGATGTGGATCTGCCTTACTCTTGCCAGGCGGGTTTATGTACCGCATGCCGTGGTAAATGCCTGAGCGGTAAAGTGCATTTAGATGAGCGCGAAGGCTTGTCGGATGCGGAGCTTGACGAAGGATATGTGTTGAACTGTGTTGGCCATCCGCTAACGAGCGACGTAGTTATTGAGATCGGATAG
- the paaD gene encoding 1,2-phenylacetyl-CoA epoxidase subunit PaaD translates to MPLTKENILILLEEVKDPEIPVLSLVDLGVITGVEVLEDGHVTVNMTPTFAGCPAMDYMKKDVERTLEKHGISKYTVNMTFDKPWDSNKLSEKGRQHLKEFGLAPPPKYDLILDLDILEHVKCPYCDSDNTDLRTPFGPTLCRSMHYCNNCKQMFEQFKPL, encoded by the coding sequence ATGCCATTAACCAAGGAAAACATATTAATCCTGCTGGAGGAGGTAAAAGATCCTGAGATACCAGTATTGTCGCTGGTGGACCTCGGTGTGATTACAGGTGTAGAAGTATTGGAAGATGGCCATGTAACGGTAAACATGACCCCTACTTTTGCCGGTTGCCCTGCTATGGACTACATGAAAAAAGATGTAGAACGTACGCTGGAGAAACACGGCATCAGCAAGTATACAGTTAACATGACCTTCGATAAGCCCTGGGATAGCAATAAACTCTCAGAGAAAGGTCGTCAGCATTTAAAGGAGTTTGGCTTGGCACCACCGCCCAAGTATGATCTTATATTGGATCTGGATATTCTGGAACATGTAAAGTGCCCTTACTGCGACAGCGATAACACGGATTTGAGAACACCTTTCGGCCCTACACTTTGTCGCTCTATGCACTACTGCAACAATTGTAAGCAGATGTTCGAGCAGTTTAAGCCGCTTTAA
- the paaA gene encoding 1,2-phenylacetyl-CoA epoxidase subunit PaaA — protein MYGGGNVFEATKFDDVQTEDPAKLAEFEARIARGEKIEPTDWMPELYRKQLIRMIEQHAHSEIIGALPEGTWITRAPGFRRKMAQMAKVQDEVGHAQLLYSAAETLGKSREQMLTDLISGKSKYSNVFNYPAFTWADSNIISWLIDAGAIVNQMANAKGSYGPYSRALERICAEEAFHLKYGHDAVVHMATGTPKQREMIQAALNRWWPPIMTFFGPSDKMSTHTETLMRWKVKMASNDECRQQFLDMYVPKIWELGLTVPDPKLKKNMETGQWEYTEPDWDEFKRVINGDGPCNAERLAVRRTAEERGAWVRRALLNPKAKYVKPLA, from the coding sequence ATGTACGGAGGAGGAAACGTTTTTGAAGCGACTAAATTCGATGATGTGCAGACCGAAGATCCTGCAAAATTAGCCGAATTTGAAGCCCGCATTGCCCGTGGCGAAAAGATCGAACCAACCGATTGGATGCCCGAACTATACCGCAAACAGCTGATCCGCATGATCGAGCAGCACGCGCATTCAGAAATTATTGGCGCCCTGCCTGAAGGCACATGGATTACCCGAGCTCCTGGTTTCCGTCGTAAAATGGCGCAGATGGCAAAGGTGCAGGACGAAGTAGGCCACGCACAACTGCTATACTCTGCTGCAGAAACCCTTGGCAAATCGCGCGAGCAAATGCTGACCGACCTGATCAGCGGTAAATCAAAATACTCGAACGTATTCAACTACCCTGCCTTTACTTGGGCAGATTCTAATATAATTTCCTGGTTGATTGATGCGGGAGCTATTGTGAACCAGATGGCTAACGCCAAAGGTAGCTACGGCCCTTACTCACGTGCGCTGGAGCGTATCTGTGCTGAGGAGGCTTTCCACTTAAAGTATGGTCACGATGCCGTGGTGCACATGGCAACCGGCACACCAAAGCAGCGCGAAATGATTCAGGCTGCACTTAACCGTTGGTGGCCACCGATCATGACGTTCTTCGGACCATCTGATAAAATGAGTACGCACACCGAAACGCTGATGCGCTGGAAAGTGAAGATGGCTTCTAACGACGAGTGCCGTCAGCAGTTCCTGGATATGTACGTGCCTAAGATTTGGGAGCTTGGCCTGACTGTGCCGGATCCGAAACTGAAGAAGAACATGGAGACCGGCCAGTGGGAATATACCGAGCCGGATTGGGATGAGTTTAAGCGCGTGATCAACGGTGATGGGCCTTGCAACGCCGAGCGCCTTGCTGTACGCCGCACCGCCGAAGAACGCGGTGCCTGGGTACGCAGAGCCCTACTTAACCCGAAAGCAAAATACGTGAAGCCATTAGCTTAA
- the paaC gene encoding 1,2-phenylacetyl-CoA epoxidase subunit PaaC, whose protein sequence is MNEQAIKDLLYKLADDQLILGHRNSEWTGFGPILEEDIAFSSMAQDKIGHSLAFYTLLQELGEAEPDTVAFTRNANQFHNSQLVELPNGEYDFSLIRHFLYDNAEIIRFEMLAQSSYEPIAKVATKLKGEVKYHVLHANTWIKNLGSSTEEAILRLQSSLNEALPYALGMFEKSKYEQELIDAGVYAGEESVKAEWLKRIQSVIEKTDLKLPDLATIEPKFGGRYGEHTEHLQPLLDEMSEVFKIDPTAEW, encoded by the coding sequence ATGAACGAGCAAGCGATAAAAGACCTGTTATACAAACTGGCCGACGACCAGCTTATACTTGGCCACCGCAACTCTGAGTGGACCGGCTTCGGCCCGATACTGGAAGAGGACATTGCTTTCTCGTCGATGGCGCAGGATAAAATTGGCCATAGTCTGGCATTTTATACGTTGCTGCAAGAACTTGGCGAAGCTGAGCCGGACACCGTTGCCTTTACGCGCAACGCAAACCAGTTCCATAACAGCCAGTTGGTAGAGCTGCCAAACGGCGAGTATGACTTCAGCTTGATCCGCCACTTTTTGTACGACAACGCCGAGATCATCCGTTTCGAGATGCTGGCGCAGTCGAGCTACGAGCCGATTGCCAAGGTTGCTACCAAACTGAAAGGCGAAGTAAAATACCACGTACTGCACGCCAACACCTGGATCAAGAATCTGGGCTCCTCTACAGAAGAAGCTATACTTCGCTTGCAGTCTTCATTAAATGAGGCATTGCCTTATGCACTCGGCATGTTCGAAAAATCAAAGTATGAGCAGGAGCTGATAGATGCTGGTGTTTATGCTGGCGAAGAGTCTGTAAAAGCGGAATGGCTGAAGCGTATCCAATCAGTTATCGAAAAAACTGATTTGAAACTACCTGACCTGGCAACTATAGAACCTAAGTTCGGTGGCCGCTACGGCGAGCACACAGAGCATCTGCAACCGCTGCTTGATGAAATGTCTGAAGTATTTAAGATTGATCCTACTGCTGAGTGGTAA
- a CDS encoding HNH endonuclease: MLYKLTLKNCEKTVVVDDHTYEYIQKNAYLQQIEFLKHLRIHSNGYAFFQKNWPLKNGKYRNETIYLHKLIGEQLLEKQESNIKLYVHFKNGNKLDCRRENLEWAPLCKIVRNTTKTENKLGVRGVHKEAQKYRAIIHHNKQRINLGTFETLQEAAMAYSRKSEELFGKTKSLKTLSKFVEEVN; this comes from the coding sequence ATGCTTTATAAACTCACGCTCAAAAACTGTGAAAAAACCGTAGTGGTAGATGACCACACTTACGAGTACATTCAGAAAAATGCATATCTGCAGCAGATCGAATTCCTGAAGCACCTGCGCATCCACTCTAACGGCTATGCCTTCTTCCAGAAGAACTGGCCGCTAAAGAATGGCAAGTACCGCAACGAAACGATTTACCTGCATAAACTTATCGGCGAACAGCTCCTGGAGAAGCAGGAAAGCAACATTAAGCTGTACGTGCACTTCAAAAACGGCAACAAATTAGACTGCCGTCGCGAGAACCTGGAGTGGGCACCGCTTTGCAAAATTGTGCGTAACACCACCAAAACCGAGAATAAACTTGGCGTACGTGGTGTGCACAAAGAAGCCCAAAAGTACAGAGCCATCATCCACCATAACAAGCAGCGTATCAACCTTGGTACTTTCGAGACTCTGCAGGAAGCCGCCATGGCCTACAGCAGAAAATCGGAAGAGCTGTTTGGTAAAACTAAAAGTTTAAAAACACTCTCTAAGTTTGTGGAAGAAGTAAATTAA
- a CDS encoding M3 family oligoendopeptidase → MTELSANLTIPKRKPRTYIPEDFKVETWEALQPYFEELKSRHNENVQELEKWMADRSELESMLSEDMGWRYIRMTCDTQNEESTKAFQYFVSEIDPKIAPYDHELNQKLMHSPYVNALDKDKYRIYLRGVERALEIFREENIPLNTEISTKQQQYAAITGAMTVTLDGEEMTLQRAADHMKQNDRTVRETAWRTIQERRVQDKDKLDELFNELLKLRTQVAKNADFENFRDYMFAAMGRFDYTPQDCFDFHTSIKETIVPLLTKIDEERKQKLGVDKLRPWDLDVDPSGRKPLEPFTSGEELLEKTVQVFYKLDTYLGDCLATMRAMGHLDLESRKGKAPGGYNYPLDEIGVPFIFMNATSSLRDVITMLHEGGHAVHSFLTRELTLNSFKHPPSEVAELASMSMELISMDYWDTFFDDEDELRRAKKTHLESVLETFPWVATVDKFQHWIYEHPEQTTEDRKQEWVNIFDQFNHQLVDWTGLEQYKPYMWQKQLHIFEVPFYYVEYAMAQLGAIAVWKNYKENPAEGLAAYKRALSLGYTVSIGEVYEAAGIKFDFSTAYIKSLVDFVQHEMEQL, encoded by the coding sequence ATGACAGAACTATCAGCAAACTTAACTATACCTAAACGAAAGCCACGCACTTATATACCCGAAGATTTTAAGGTTGAAACGTGGGAAGCCTTACAGCCATACTTTGAAGAACTAAAAAGCAGGCACAATGAGAACGTACAGGAACTGGAGAAGTGGATGGCCGACCGCAGCGAACTCGAAAGTATGCTCTCAGAAGATATGGGCTGGCGCTATATCCGCATGACCTGCGACACACAAAATGAAGAAAGCACCAAAGCCTTCCAATATTTTGTATCGGAAATTGACCCCAAGATTGCGCCTTACGACCACGAGCTGAACCAGAAGCTGATGCACTCGCCTTATGTGAATGCGTTGGATAAGGACAAGTATAGAATTTACCTGCGGGGTGTGGAGCGTGCGTTGGAGATCTTCCGGGAAGAAAATATTCCACTTAACACCGAAATCAGTACAAAGCAGCAACAGTACGCCGCCATAACTGGTGCCATGACGGTAACGCTGGATGGCGAAGAAATGACGCTGCAGCGCGCTGCCGACCACATGAAGCAGAACGACCGCACTGTGCGCGAAACTGCCTGGAGAACCATACAGGAGCGCCGTGTTCAGGACAAAGACAAGCTTGATGAGTTATTCAACGAATTGCTGAAACTGCGCACACAAGTAGCTAAGAACGCTGACTTCGAAAACTTCCGCGACTACATGTTTGCAGCCATGGGTCGCTTTGATTATACCCCGCAGGATTGCTTCGATTTCCATACTTCGATAAAAGAAACTATAGTTCCGCTGCTTACTAAGATTGATGAAGAACGCAAGCAGAAACTGGGAGTAGATAAACTTAGACCCTGGGACCTGGATGTTGATCCGTCAGGCAGAAAGCCGTTAGAACCATTTACATCAGGCGAAGAGCTGCTGGAGAAAACCGTACAGGTATTCTATAAACTGGATACATACTTAGGTGATTGCCTTGCTACAATGCGCGCCATGGGCCACCTGGACCTGGAATCGAGAAAAGGAAAAGCGCCGGGCGGTTATAATTATCCACTGGATGAAATTGGTGTTCCGTTCATTTTTATGAATGCCACTTCCAGCCTGCGCGATGTAATTACTATGCTGCACGAAGGCGGTCACGCAGTGCACTCTTTCCTGACGCGCGAACTGACACTTAACTCTTTCAAACATCCACCTTCAGAAGTAGCAGAGCTAGCATCTATGTCCATGGAGCTGATCTCGATGGATTACTGGGATACGTTCTTTGATGATGAAGACGAGCTGCGCAGAGCCAAGAAAACGCACCTGGAAAGTGTGTTAGAGACCTTCCCTTGGGTGGCTACAGTCGATAAATTCCAGCATTGGATTTATGAGCATCCGGAGCAGACTACTGAAGACCGTAAACAGGAATGGGTTAACATTTTCGACCAGTTTAACCACCAGTTAGTAGACTGGACCGGTCTGGAGCAGTACAAACCATACATGTGGCAGAAACAGCTACATATTTTCGAAGTACCTTTCTATTATGTAGAGTATGCCATGGCACAGTTGGGCGCTATTGCTGTCTGGAAGAACTATAAAGAGAATCCTGCCGAAGGACTGGCTGCTTACAAACGTGCGCTAAGCCTGGGCTACACCGTTTCAATCGGTGAAGTATACGAAGCTGCAGGTATCAAATTCGATTTCAGTACAGCGTATATTAAAAGCCTGGTTGATTTCGTGCAGCACGAAATGGAGCAACTATAA